A genomic segment from Bubalus bubalis isolate 160015118507 breed Murrah chromosome 5, NDDB_SH_1, whole genome shotgun sequence encodes:
- the LOC102407412 gene encoding olfactory receptor 10G9-like: MTNMSLVKTFILTGLPHAPELDTFLFGIFLVIYVLTLVGNLLILLVIVVNPHLHTPMYYLLSNLSFIDMWYSTVTTPKMLMTLVSPEGSPISFPSCVAQLYSFHFLGSTECFLYTVMSYDRFLAISYPLRYASMMSGRTCALLATTTWLSGSVHSAVQTTLTFRLPFCGPNQIQHYICDAPAILKLACADTSTMEMVIFVNIGVVASGCFLLIVLSYVSIIHSILKIRTSEGRWRAFQTCASHCTVVLCFFGPGVFIYLRPGSKEVVDRIVAVFYTVMTPLLNPVIYTLRNKDVKKALLKFKDKVVYSESK, from the coding sequence GAAAACGTTCATCCTCACGGGCCTTCCCCATGCACCAGAGCTGGACACATTCCTCTTTGGAATCTTCCTGGTGATCTATGTCCTCACTTTGGTGGGGAACCTACTCATCTTGCTGGTGATTGTAGTGAATCCTCacctgcacacccccatgtactacTTACTGAGCAACCTGTCCTTCATTGACATGTGGTACTCCACGGTCACTACACCCAAAATGCTGATGACCCTGGTGTCCCCAGAAGGCAGTCCTATCTCCTTTCCCAGCTGTGTGGCCCAGCTCTACTCCTTCCACTTCCTGGGCAGCACCGAGTGCTTCCTCTACACCGTCATGTCCTATGACCGCTTCCTGGCCATCAGTTACCCGCTCAGGTACGCCAGCATGATGAGTGGGAGGACGTGCGCTCTCCTGGCCACAACCACGTGGCTCAGTGGCTCTGTGCACTCTGCTGTCCAGACCACACTGACATTCCGTTTGCCCTTCTGTGGACCCAACCAGATCCAGCATTACATCTGTGATGCACCAGCCATCCTCAAACTGGCCTGTGCAGACACATCCACCATGGAGATGGTGATCTTTGTCAACATTGGGGTGGTGGCCTCAGGCTGCTTTCTCCTGATAGTGCTGTCCTACGTATCCATCATCCATTCCATCCTGAAGATCCGCACCTCAGAGGGAAGATGGAGAGCCTTCCAGACCTGTGCCTCCCACTGCACTGTGGTCCTTTGCTTCTTTGGCCCTGGTGTTTTCATTTACCTGAGACCAGGCTCCAAGGAGGTTGTGGACAGAATTGTGGCTGTTTTCTACACTGTGATGACACCTCTTCTGAACCCTGTGATCTACACCCTGCGGAACAAGGACGTGAAGAAAGCTCTGTTGAAGTTTAAAGACAAAGTAGTGTACTCAGAAAGCAAATAA
- the LOC102407105 gene encoding olfactory receptor 10G9-like has protein sequence MTNMSLVTTFILTGLPHAPELDTFLFGIFLVIYVLTVVGNLLILLVIIVNPHLHTPMYYFLTNLSFIDMWFSTVTVPKMLMTLVSPEGSPISFPSCVAQLYSFHFLGSTECFLYTVMSYDRFLAISYPVRYTSMMSGRTCALLATTTWLSGSVHSAVQTTLTFRLPLCGSNQIQHYFCDAPPILKLACADTSTVEMVIFVNIGVVASGCFLLIVLSYVSIVHSILKIHTSEGRWRAFQTCASHCTVVLCFFVPCVFIYLRPGSKEAMDRIVAVFYTVMTPLLNPVVYTLRNKDVKKALLKLKDKVVYLQS, from the coding sequence ATGACAAATATGAGCCTAGTGACAACGTTCATCCTCACGGGCCTTCCCCATGCACCAGAGCTGGACACATTTCTCTTTGGAATCTTCCTGGTGATCTATGTCCTCACTGTGGTGGGGAACCTTCTCATCCTGCTGGTGATTATAGTGAATCCTCacctgcacacccccatgtactacTTCCTAACAAACCTGTCCTTCATTGACATGTGGTTCTCCACGGTCACTGTGCCCAAAATGCTGATGACCCTGGTGTCCCCAGAAGGCAGTCCTATCTCCTTTCCCAGCTGTGTGGCCCAGCTCTACTCCTTCCACTTCCTGGGCAGCACCGAGTGCTTCCTCTACACCGTCATGTCCTATGACCGCTTCCTGGCCATCAGTTACCCGGTCAGGTACACCAGCATGATGAGTGGGAGGACGTGCGCTCTCCTGGCCACAACCACGTGGCTCAGTGGCTCTGTGCACTCTGCTGTCCAGACCACACTGACATTCCGTTTGCCCTTATGTGGGTCCAACCAGATCCAGCATTACTTCTGCGATGCACCACCCATCCTCAAACTGGCCTGTGCAGACACGTCCACCGTGGAGATGGTGATCTTTGTCAACATTGGGGTGGTGGCCTCAGGCTGCTTTCTCCTGATAGTGCTGTCCTACGTATCCATCGTCCATTCCATCCTGAAGATACACACCTCAGAGGGAAGATGGAGAGCCTTCCAGACCTGTGCCTCCCACTGCACTGTGGTTCTTTGCTTCTTTGTTCCTTGTGTTTTCATTTACCTGAGACCAGGCTCCAAGGAGGCTATGGACAGGATTGTGGCTGTTTTCTACACTGTGATGACGCCCCTTCTGAACCCTGTGGTCTACACTCTGAGGAACAAGGACGTGAAGAAAGCTCTGTTGAAGCTTAAAGACAAAGTAGTGTATTTGCAGAGCTAA